A genomic stretch from Chitinophaga agri includes:
- a CDS encoding SusC/RagA family TonB-linked outer membrane protein, with protein MTSILRPRGVKIPYGLLKPMLLMNLVLGLVLATSLTVLANATVSTKITLNLRDVEFKKVLTVIESQSDYRFMFSNRNIPSDSKVDINVKDAQITTVMDLILNNSGFTYQELSNNLIVIMPKGAMLKAIKVTGKVLDQTGEALIGASVKIKGTSDGVATDENGAFTISVPDDAVLLVSYVGFKTQEIPVNGKTAITITLQPNDKMMNEVVVTALGIKREQKALGYAVSTITSEQINAAGATNFASALYGKAAGVKITTAPGGATSAVNVQIRGVNSLNYNTQPLYVVDGVQIRNNNEKGATGTNNEGYWADTRIRGNGILDINPVDIESLTVLKGASATALYGSDAASGVVVITTKKGMKGRGLGVDLNYSHTAERVAFAPEYQNVYGPGYDRTSAGANTNAAGWVPIGTDGTVRPYFRAYGQFGPKMEGQLVPWWDGSMHAYSPQPDNYNQLFQKGYNSNLNVSLSNMTEKANYRFSYTRSDYKGVQIGGDQQRNTFNLNSTIKLHNKISLDVVGGYVNTKVTNRPMQMGRIFNNYGGFFSRAEDMAVVFDKYKTTKGYQFVPWDQPQLNPDEALKYNIRATDLLDFLWQQLRNQEVEKQDRLLSSVTLNVDLAKGLRFRTRLGNDFTSVNTENKQYNTKPIAFNTGGSTGGYTVSKGRYSTVYTDQLLTFARDEESRTFGYSVSAGMQTRKETYTDQVSATNGGLVTANWFSINNSYNIQNTSERRSGAFKYAYLGIMNLSYNNYLFLEGTARQEYSSTLPHGNNSYFYPSVNSSFVFTEAFRLPTIFNYGKVRASYGLVGNAPPPFESNVTYTQKPISTTTGSVPLLVAQSDYGNEGLKSEKKTEMEFGTEVKMLDSRIGFDISYYSSKVTDLLMRLNVAVSNGAKTRITNVGELQSTGLEVALTATPVKNKLVWNTRLNFAHSVSKVNQLTEGIEQIVMLYAARNGLKVVAEKGQPIGNIYMFPRKTDDKGNFIINAQGLYEIDITKYEKMGNLLPKIVGGFANTISYHNLTLDFMIDYRFGGKIVSTPMKYMTNAGMYKSTLKGRDEENGGLPYYVNAANQMVQLPSHSSIPPNGPLYHDGMILDGVTANGEKNTKMIQAGYYYINMFGDAVNAWNEPAISKNDYAKLREVVLSYSIPKTTASKLHLQSLRLSLIGRNLLYIYRTMKNLDPEAPMGSSWLKQGIDEGSSGATRSYGFSLNASF; from the coding sequence ATGACTTCTATCCTACGCCCCCGAGGCGTAAAGATCCCTTACGGGCTTTTAAAGCCAATGCTACTTATGAACCTGGTGCTGGGGCTGGTACTTGCTACTAGTCTGACTGTACTGGCAAATGCTACTGTCTCAACGAAGATCACACTGAATCTCCGCGATGTGGAATTTAAGAAAGTGCTGACTGTAATCGAGAGCCAGAGCGATTATCGCTTCATGTTCAGTAACAGGAACATTCCCAGCGATAGCAAAGTAGATATTAACGTGAAAGATGCTCAGATCACTACTGTAATGGATCTGATCCTGAATAATTCCGGTTTCACCTATCAGGAACTGTCTAACAACCTGATCGTGATCATGCCTAAAGGCGCTATGCTGAAGGCGATCAAAGTAACTGGTAAAGTATTGGACCAGACAGGTGAAGCGCTGATCGGTGCATCTGTTAAGATCAAAGGGACTTCCGACGGGGTAGCAACGGATGAAAATGGTGCATTCACCATTAGTGTTCCGGATGATGCAGTACTGTTAGTGTCTTATGTAGGTTTTAAAACACAGGAGATCCCTGTAAATGGTAAAACCGCTATTACTATTACACTTCAGCCAAACGATAAAATGATGAATGAAGTGGTGGTAACTGCACTGGGTATCAAAAGAGAGCAAAAAGCTCTCGGATACGCAGTAAGTACTATCACTTCCGAACAGATCAACGCTGCTGGTGCGACCAACTTTGCTTCTGCATTGTATGGTAAAGCTGCCGGTGTGAAAATCACTACCGCTCCGGGTGGTGCAACCAGCGCGGTGAACGTACAGATCCGTGGTGTGAACTCCCTGAACTATAATACACAGCCGCTGTATGTAGTAGATGGTGTGCAGATCAGGAACAATAACGAAAAAGGTGCTACCGGTACTAACAACGAAGGCTACTGGGCTGATACCCGTATCCGTGGTAACGGTATCCTCGATATCAACCCTGTGGACATCGAAAGTCTGACTGTACTGAAAGGTGCGAGTGCAACTGCGCTGTATGGTTCTGATGCAGCGAGTGGTGTGGTGGTAATCACTACCAAAAAAGGTATGAAAGGAAGAGGTCTGGGTGTAGACCTGAACTACTCTCATACTGCTGAAAGAGTCGCTTTCGCTCCGGAATATCAAAACGTATACGGACCAGGTTATGACAGAACATCTGCAGGTGCAAATACTAACGCAGCAGGTTGGGTCCCCATCGGAACCGACGGAACAGTAAGGCCTTATTTTAGGGCCTATGGTCAGTTTGGGCCAAAAATGGAAGGTCAGCTGGTGCCCTGGTGGGATGGTAGTATGCATGCTTATTCACCCCAGCCCGACAACTATAATCAACTCTTTCAGAAGGGATACAATTCAAATTTGAATGTATCCCTTTCGAATATGACAGAAAAAGCAAATTACCGCTTCTCTTACACCCGTAGCGATTACAAAGGTGTACAGATCGGTGGTGATCAGCAGCGTAATACTTTCAACCTGAACAGTACTATCAAATTACATAACAAGATCAGCCTGGATGTTGTGGGTGGTTATGTAAACACGAAAGTTACCAACAGGCCAATGCAGATGGGACGTATATTCAATAACTATGGTGGATTCTTCTCCCGTGCGGAAGATATGGCCGTGGTGTTTGACAAATACAAAACAACCAAAGGCTACCAGTTCGTTCCATGGGATCAGCCACAGCTGAACCCTGATGAAGCGCTGAAATACAATATCCGTGCTACCGACCTGCTGGACTTCCTCTGGCAGCAGTTGCGTAACCAGGAGGTTGAAAAACAGGACCGTTTGCTGTCAAGCGTAACCCTGAACGTCGATTTAGCGAAAGGTCTGCGGTTCCGTACACGTCTCGGTAATGACTTCACCAGTGTGAACACTGAGAATAAACAGTATAACACAAAACCGATCGCCTTCAACACAGGTGGAAGTACCGGTGGTTATACCGTATCTAAAGGCAGGTACAGCACTGTATATACCGACCAGTTACTGACCTTCGCAAGAGATGAGGAATCAAGAACCTTTGGTTACTCCGTGAGTGCCGGTATGCAGACGCGTAAAGAAACCTATACAGATCAGGTTTCTGCGACCAATGGTGGTCTCGTAACTGCAAACTGGTTCAGTATCAATAACTCTTATAATATCCAGAATACATCAGAACGTCGTAGCGGTGCATTTAAATATGCTTACCTGGGTATCATGAACCTGAGCTATAACAACTACCTGTTCCTGGAAGGTACTGCTCGTCAGGAGTATTCATCTACACTCCCTCACGGTAATAACAGCTACTTCTATCCGTCAGTAAACTCCAGCTTTGTATTTACCGAAGCATTCCGCCTGCCAACGATCTTCAATTATGGTAAGGTTCGTGCTTCTTATGGTCTCGTAGGTAACGCACCTCCTCCATTCGAGTCTAACGTTACTTATACCCAGAAGCCAATTTCTACGACAACCGGATCTGTTCCACTGCTGGTTGCGCAGAGCGACTACGGTAACGAAGGACTGAAGTCAGAGAAGAAGACAGAAATGGAGTTTGGTACCGAAGTAAAAATGCTGGATAGCCGTATCGGTTTCGACATCTCTTACTACAGCAGTAAAGTAACAGACCTGTTAATGCGTCTGAACGTTGCGGTAAGTAACGGTGCTAAAACCAGGATCACTAACGTTGGTGAATTACAGAGTACGGGTCTCGAGGTAGCATTAACAGCTACTCCGGTGAAGAATAAGCTGGTGTGGAACACCCGTCTGAACTTCGCACACAGCGTATCCAAAGTAAATCAGCTGACAGAAGGTATCGAGCAGATCGTCATGTTGTACGCTGCAAGAAACGGTCTGAAGGTAGTAGCAGAGAAAGGACAACCTATCGGTAATATCTACATGTTCCCACGTAAAACAGATGATAAAGGAAACTTTATTATCAACGCACAGGGACTGTATGAAATTGACATCACCAAATACGAGAAAATGGGTAACCTGTTACCTAAGATCGTGGGTGGTTTTGCCAACACTATCAGCTATCATAACCTGACACTGGACTTTATGATCGACTACCGTTTCGGTGGTAAGATCGTATCTACGCCAATGAAGTACATGACGAACGCTGGTATGTATAAGAGCACGCTGAAAGGTCGTGACGAAGAAAACGGTGGTTTGCCATACTATGTGAATGCAGCGAACCAGATGGTACAGTTACCAAGCCACAGCTCTATTCCTCCCAACGGCCCGCTGTATCATGATGGTATGATCCTCGACGGTGTGACTGCCAATGGCGAAAAGAATACAAAGATGATCCAGGCAGGTTACTATTATATTAACATGTTCGGCGATGCGGTGAACGCATGGAACGAGCCAGCGATCTCAAAGAATGACTACGCGAAACTGCGTGAGGTAGTATTGAGCTATAGCATACCAAAAACAACAGCCTCTAAATTACACCTGCAGAGCCTGCGTCTGTCCCTGATCGGAAGAAACCTCCTGTATATATACAGAACCATGAAGAACCTGGATCCGGAAGCACCAATGGGTAGCAGCTGGTTGAAACAGGGTATTGATGAAGGTTCTTCCGGTGCAACCCGTAGCTATGGATTCAGTCTTAACGCCAGCTTCTAA
- a CDS encoding FecR family protein, which yields MSERFFEIVIKDLAGDSTPEEGQELKHIMSEDAVAQRQYELFRMYWAQNHHDHIDNRKLFSNVQMRISELEKETGTPAVHDIEPLMTPVRGKGRLVWMSGVAAAVALLISAGVYYYHSQHETLVAKFTSKGEKSTFMLEDGTRVTLNADSKLEYAANFPEKSREVYLTGEAFFDVHGDAQKPFIIHTNKMDIKVLGTAFNVKSYPNDAATEATLLKGAIEVTVADNPDEKIILKPSQKVVVSDYDSTRKKSVSLKDVVPSLTTMTYFQQKDTMIMETSWLQNKLTFKDEDFVTLAKRMERWYNVSIRFNAASRKQLKFTGILEGETVAEALHALSLTEPDFSYRIEDSTIVIY from the coding sequence ATGAGTGAACGTTTTTTTGAAATTGTTATAAAGGACCTGGCTGGTGATTCAACACCTGAAGAAGGCCAGGAACTGAAACATATCATGAGTGAGGATGCTGTCGCACAACGACAGTATGAACTGTTCCGCATGTACTGGGCCCAGAATCATCATGATCATATCGATAACAGGAAGCTGTTTTCTAATGTGCAGATGCGTATAAGTGAGTTAGAGAAAGAAACAGGTACTCCGGCCGTTCACGATATAGAGCCACTGATGACGCCTGTACGCGGAAAGGGCCGCCTGGTATGGATGTCTGGAGTAGCTGCTGCTGTAGCGCTCCTGATCAGTGCCGGCGTATATTATTACCACTCACAACATGAGACTCTGGTTGCCAAATTCACCTCTAAAGGTGAAAAATCCACATTTATGCTGGAAGATGGTACCAGGGTAACACTGAATGCGGACAGTAAGCTGGAATATGCAGCTAACTTTCCGGAGAAAAGCAGGGAAGTATACCTGACAGGGGAAGCTTTCTTTGATGTACACGGAGATGCACAGAAGCCTTTTATTATTCATACTAACAAAATGGATATTAAGGTACTGGGAACAGCTTTCAACGTGAAATCCTATCCTAACGACGCGGCTACCGAGGCGACCCTGTTAAAAGGTGCCATCGAGGTGACAGTTGCTGATAATCCGGATGAGAAGATCATACTGAAACCATCTCAGAAAGTAGTGGTAAGCGATTATGATTCAACCAGAAAGAAATCGGTATCCCTGAAAGATGTAGTACCATCCCTTACAACGATGACCTACTTCCAGCAGAAAGATACCATGATCATGGAAACATCCTGGTTACAGAATAAACTGACGTTCAAGGATGAGGATTTTGTGACACTGGCAAAGAGAATGGAACGCTGGTATAATGTGAGTATCCGCTTTAACGCCGCCAGCAGAAAACAACTGAAATTCACAGGTATTCTGGAAGGAGAGACTGTAGCAGAAGCATTACATGCACTTAGTCTGACTGAACCTGATTTCAGCTATAGAATAGAAGATTCGACGATCGTAATATATTAA
- a CDS encoding RNA polymerase sigma-70 factor, giving the protein MQKEVNINDLWERITRDSDSKSFEVFFHELNPRLVKFCTMYVHYQQVAEEIVSDVFVKCWMDRAKMQDVLKPETYLFIAVKNHALNYNKRFSSIQLVNLDDHEGGTQMVNSASPETELEKKELIFKMDQAISSLPRQCSIIFRLIKENGMKYKEVAEILNISPRTVHTQMLRAMKKMTVAMEPYLKKANKGEPNSITDGIVTALLLIWIFMGN; this is encoded by the coding sequence ATGCAAAAGGAGGTTAATATAAATGATCTATGGGAGCGCATCACACGTGATAGCGACTCTAAATCATTTGAGGTTTTTTTCCATGAACTAAACCCCAGGCTCGTGAAGTTTTGCACTATGTATGTTCATTATCAGCAGGTTGCAGAGGAGATTGTATCCGATGTTTTTGTGAAATGCTGGATGGACAGGGCTAAAATGCAGGATGTTCTGAAGCCTGAAACTTATCTTTTTATCGCCGTAAAGAACCACGCTTTAAATTATAATAAGCGATTCTCCAGTATTCAACTGGTGAATCTGGATGATCATGAAGGAGGTACGCAGATGGTAAACAGCGCGTCACCGGAGACTGAACTGGAAAAGAAAGAGCTGATCTTTAAAATGGACCAGGCTATTTCTTCGCTACCCCGCCAGTGTAGCATCATATTCCGGCTCATCAAGGAAAATGGCATGAAGTACAAGGAAGTGGCCGAAATCCTGAATATATCTCCCCGCACAGTACATACGCAGATGTTACGTGCTATGAAGAAGATGACCGTGGCCATGGAGCCTTACCTGAAAAAGGCAAATAAAGGAGAGCCGAACAGTATCACTGATGGTATTGTGACGGCTTTACTGCTGATATGGATATTTATGGGTAATTAA
- a CDS encoding ferritin: protein MLSQRMQEALNRQVLMEAQSSQAYLAMGSWADIQPGLKGVTKFFFKHSDEERMHMLKLIHYINERGGFAIVPALAQPVLTFVSLKKAFEELFAHEVKVSEGINELVDIALQEKDYATHNFLQWYVNEQIEEERLARECNDKLELIGDDKSGLYLFDRDIMFMDQE, encoded by the coding sequence ATGTTGTCACAAAGAATGCAGGAAGCCCTGAACCGTCAGGTACTAATGGAGGCACAGTCTTCACAGGCGTACCTGGCAATGGGCAGTTGGGCAGATATCCAGCCCGGGCTGAAAGGTGTTACTAAATTTTTTTTCAAGCATAGTGATGAAGAGCGTATGCACATGCTGAAGCTGATCCATTATATCAATGAGAGAGGCGGATTTGCAATTGTACCTGCACTTGCTCAGCCGGTGCTCACATTTGTATCACTGAAAAAAGCCTTTGAAGAGCTATTTGCCCACGAGGTAAAGGTTAGTGAGGGGATCAACGAGCTGGTTGATATAGCCCTGCAGGAGAAAGACTACGCGACCCATAATTTTCTGCAATGGTATGTAAATGAGCAGATTGAGGAAGAACGCCTGGCCAGGGAGTGTAATGATAAGCTGGAGCTGATCGGTGACGACAAGAGCGGTTTGTACCTGTTTGACCGCGATATTATGTTTATGGATCAGGAATAG
- a CDS encoding cupin domain-containing protein, with translation MNVFIEDRDIAWENPDPGIRRKVMVYNEQLMLVKVAFQQGAIGTLHEHYHSQISHVESGVFEVTIDGEKKVLKAGDAFYAPPHVVHGVLCLEAGVLIDVFNPHREDFIK, from the coding sequence ATGAACGTTTTTATTGAAGACAGGGATATTGCATGGGAAAACCCTGATCCGGGTATACGCAGGAAAGTAATGGTATACAATGAGCAACTGATGCTGGTAAAAGTGGCGTTTCAACAGGGAGCGATAGGTACGTTACACGAGCATTATCATTCACAGATCTCTCATGTGGAAAGTGGTGTGTTTGAAGTGACCATAGATGGGGAAAAGAAGGTGTTAAAAGCAGGAGATGCATTTTACGCACCGCCGCACGTGGTACATGGTGTATTGTGCCTGGAAGCAGGCGTTTTGATAGATGTATTCAATCCACATAGAGAGGATTTTATAAAATAG
- a CDS encoding TlpA disulfide reductase family protein, producing MKQLLAALLLSPGVLLAQKGDFTLKGKIGNLNAPAKVHLVYRTSEGEKRDSAVLTNGAFELKGAIEEPGQAMLLLKHPNPPADPRMRDMVIFYVEKGTITLNSPDSLKKATFSGSALNTDNQQLQDALKAVTSSYQDLNAEYMAADEAKRNSAEFQQYLDGKLALIRGQQGDIYKAFIAKHPKSVVSLDVIQQYAYEASDKIGLLDSMFNSLDASLKKTKSAQDLAGLISSWKATAVGAEAPLFTQNDTLGKPVNLKDFRGKYVLVDFWASWCRPCRMENPYVVAAFNKHKDKAFTILSVSLDQPTGHDAWINAIHKDGLTWTHVSDLKFWDNDVAKLYGVKSVPQNFLLDPQGKIVAKNLRGEELDKRLDELLK from the coding sequence ATGAAGCAATTATTAGCAGCCTTACTGCTTTCCCCTGGTGTTTTGTTAGCTCAGAAAGGGGATTTCACATTGAAAGGCAAAATCGGTAACCTGAATGCTCCTGCAAAAGTGCATCTCGTATACCGTACCAGCGAAGGAGAAAAAAGAGACTCTGCCGTTCTGACCAATGGCGCATTTGAACTAAAAGGTGCTATTGAAGAACCAGGTCAGGCGATGCTGCTATTAAAACATCCGAATCCTCCGGCTGATCCCCGCATGAGAGATATGGTGATCTTCTATGTGGAAAAAGGCACTATTACGCTGAATAGCCCTGATTCCCTGAAAAAGGCAACTTTCAGCGGTTCTGCTTTAAATACAGACAATCAGCAGCTGCAGGATGCACTGAAAGCTGTGACTTCCAGTTACCAGGACCTGAATGCCGAATACATGGCAGCTGACGAAGCAAAACGTAACAGTGCTGAGTTTCAGCAATACCTTGATGGTAAACTGGCGCTGATCCGTGGTCAGCAGGGTGATATCTACAAAGCCTTTATTGCCAAGCATCCAAAGTCTGTGGTAAGCCTGGATGTGATCCAGCAATACGCTTATGAGGCATCTGATAAAATCGGTCTGCTGGACTCAATGTTCAACAGCCTGGACGCTTCTCTGAAGAAAACCAAAAGCGCACAGGACCTGGCAGGACTGATCAGCAGCTGGAAAGCTACTGCTGTAGGTGCGGAGGCGCCGCTGTTCACACAGAACGATACCCTGGGTAAACCAGTGAACCTGAAAGACTTCCGTGGTAAATATGTACTGGTGGATTTCTGGGCTTCCTGGTGTCGTCCATGCCGTATGGAGAACCCATATGTGGTAGCAGCCTTTAATAAACACAAAGACAAAGCTTTCACTATCCTCAGCGTATCGCTTGATCAGCCTACTGGTCACGATGCATGGATCAATGCTATTCACAAGGATGGCCTGACCTGGACGCATGTATCTGACCTGAAATTCTGGGATAACGATGTAGCGAAACTGTATGGCGTGAAGTCTGTTCCGCAGAACTTCCTGCTGGATCCTCAGGGTAAGATCGTAGCGAAGAACCTGAGAGGAGAAGAACTGGACAAACGTCTGGATGAATTATTAAAATAG
- a CDS encoding sugar porter family MFS transporter — protein sequence MLSYPVRIALIAALGGFLFGFETAVISGAEKTIMELWSLSPFWLGFTVASSLIGTVLGSLIVGVPARIHGRKKVLLVIAALYIVSAIGCASISAWLLFVLFRFSAGVAVGASSVVGPMYISEISPAHLRGRLAGSFQLNIVGGIFIAYLTNFLFVDMGDDAWRWMLGIMVIPAALFGILLRTIPESPRWLILNNREEEAIPILHRLQEKNVTGAIQSIKESVKTHQENLFQKRYAKPIIYAVLLAMFNQLSGINAILYYAPRIFELAGFDKAQAYLQPVYIGAANLLFTLLAMTVIDKFGRKRLLIIGSVGMIVFLALTAYAFRDPESLGGNVLIYLIGYIAFFAFSQGAVIWVFISEIFPNSVRSQGGALGSFTHWIMAAIISWTFPIIVSGSKMGGFYSFVFYSVMMLLHLLFVWKMMPETKGRSLEEIQKELGIE from the coding sequence ATGTTATCTTATCCTGTTAGAATAGCGTTAATCGCTGCCCTTGGCGGATTCCTGTTCGGTTTTGAGACCGCAGTGATATCCGGTGCTGAAAAGACGATCATGGAATTATGGTCGCTCAGCCCTTTCTGGTTAGGCTTTACAGTGGCTTCCAGTCTGATTGGTACTGTATTAGGTTCTCTTATTGTAGGTGTTCCTGCCCGTATTCATGGGCGTAAGAAGGTCCTTTTGGTCATTGCAGCTTTGTACATCGTTTCTGCTATTGGCTGTGCATCTATTTCGGCATGGCTGCTATTTGTATTGTTCCGTTTCTCGGCAGGTGTAGCCGTAGGGGCATCTTCGGTAGTCGGGCCTATGTACATTTCCGAGATCTCGCCGGCGCATCTGCGTGGACGTTTAGCAGGGTCTTTCCAGCTGAATATTGTGGGTGGTATTTTCATTGCTTATCTGACCAACTTCCTGTTTGTCGATATGGGGGATGATGCCTGGCGCTGGATGCTGGGTATTATGGTGATCCCGGCGGCTTTGTTTGGGATCCTGTTGCGGACGATCCCGGAGAGCCCACGCTGGCTGATCCTTAACAACCGGGAGGAAGAAGCCATTCCCATCCTGCATCGCCTGCAGGAGAAGAACGTCACTGGTGCTATCCAGTCAATTAAAGAGTCAGTAAAAACCCACCAGGAGAACCTGTTTCAGAAGCGGTATGCGAAGCCGATCATTTATGCGGTATTGCTGGCGATGTTCAATCAGCTGTCAGGTATCAATGCCATTCTCTATTATGCGCCCCGCATTTTCGAACTGGCGGGGTTTGATAAAGCCCAGGCATACCTGCAGCCTGTGTATATCGGGGCGGCCAACCTGTTATTCACCCTGCTGGCCATGACGGTGATAGATAAGTTCGGTCGTAAGCGGTTGTTAATCATTGGGTCAGTGGGGATGATCGTATTCCTGGCCCTCACAGCCTATGCCTTCCGTGATCCGGAATCGCTGGGTGGTAACGTACTGATCTATCTGATCGGGTATATCGCATTTTTCGCTTTTTCTCAGGGAGCGGTGATCTGGGTGTTTATTTCCGAGATCTTCCCGAACTCAGTAAGATCACAGGGCGGCGCATTAGGTAGTTTTACCCACTGGATCATGGCTGCTATTATTTCCTGGACCTTCCCGATCATTGTATCGGGCAGTAAGATGGGCGGTTTCTATTCCTTTGTGTTCTATAGCGTTATGATGTTACTGCACCTGTTGTTTGTGTGGAAAATGATGCCGGAGACCAAAGGACGGTCTTTAGAGGAAATTCAGAAAGAGCTTGGTATCGAATAG
- a CDS encoding alpha/beta hydrolase has protein sequence MSTTTPKVKNIILVHGAFADGSGWEGVYKILAPKGYNITVLQYPMTSLEADVEALNRAIDKQDGPTVLVGHSYGGMIVTEAGVSAKVSSIVYVAAFEPDVNETLLQLVQSEEIAPENGIMAPDEKGYIYYEKDKFHAGFCADVPKDKADFMYASHGAISVSCFTTPVKNVAWKTKPSYAVISTEDKGIVPALQYKMAKRSGAKVTEVKASHVVFISHPEEVAEVIDTAARN, from the coding sequence ATGAGCACAACTACACCAAAAGTGAAAAATATTATACTTGTACACGGCGCATTTGCAGATGGTTCCGGCTGGGAAGGCGTTTATAAAATACTCGCACCAAAAGGTTATAACATTACGGTACTACAATACCCGATGACCTCCCTCGAAGCAGACGTAGAAGCGCTCAACCGTGCTATCGATAAACAGGACGGTCCGACTGTGCTGGTTGGCCACTCCTATGGTGGTATGATCGTTACGGAAGCAGGTGTATCGGCAAAAGTATCCAGCATCGTATATGTAGCAGCCTTCGAACCAGATGTCAATGAAACATTACTGCAACTGGTACAGAGTGAAGAGATCGCTCCTGAAAACGGTATCATGGCACCAGATGAAAAAGGATATATCTACTATGAGAAAGATAAATTCCATGCAGGCTTCTGCGCTGATGTACCAAAAGACAAAGCAGATTTCATGTACGCTTCTCACGGTGCTATTTCCGTATCCTGCTTTACAACACCAGTTAAAAATGTGGCATGGAAGACAAAACCTTCCTATGCCGTCATCAGCACGGAAGATAAAGGGATCGTTCCAGCACTGCAGTACAAAATGGCTAAACGTTCCGGGGCAAAAGTAACAGAAGTGAAAGCCAGTCACGTTGTATTCATTTCACATCCGGAAGAAGTAGCGGAAGTGATTGACACAGCAGCCCGCAACTAA
- a CDS encoding alpha/beta hydrolase gives MKQFNIRPGKWIKSLLFSASILVAPLAMQAQKAPKVKNIILVHGAFADASGWEGVYKILAAKGYNVTALQYPMTSLEDDVTALNRAIDKQDGPTILVGHSYGGTIITEAGASPKVVSLVYVAAFEPDSLESTYQLVQQAPILPENGIMNPDDKNFIYYDKAKFHPGFCADLPKEKADFMYASHGAIALSCFTTPVKHAAWRYKPSYAILTTADKSINPVLQQSMVKRSGAQVTEIKSSHVVFISHPKEVATVIETAANK, from the coding sequence ATGAAACAATTCAACATCAGACCGGGCAAATGGATCAAATCATTGTTATTCTCGGCATCCATCCTCGTTGCTCCTCTTGCCATGCAGGCACAAAAAGCACCAAAAGTTAAAAATATCATCCTCGTACACGGTGCTTTTGCAGATGCTTCCGGATGGGAAGGTGTATACAAAATACTGGCTGCAAAAGGTTATAATGTAACTGCTTTACAGTACCCGATGACATCGCTGGAAGATGATGTAACTGCACTGAACCGTGCTATAGACAAACAGGATGGCCCGACTATACTGGTAGGTCACTCTTACGGCGGTACCATCATCACTGAAGCTGGCGCATCTCCGAAAGTTGTCAGCCTGGTATATGTGGCCGCATTTGAACCCGATTCCCTGGAATCAACCTATCAGCTGGTACAGCAGGCACCAATATTACCTGAAAATGGTATCATGAATCCGGATGATAAAAATTTCATTTACTACGATAAAGCTAAATTCCATCCAGGCTTCTGCGCTGACCTGCCAAAAGAAAAAGCTGACTTCATGTACGCTTCTCACGGCGCTATCGCGCTGTCCTGCTTTACTACTCCGGTAAAACATGCTGCCTGGAGATACAAACCGTCTTATGCAATACTCACCACTGCTGACAAAAGCATCAATCCTGTACTGCAACAGAGCATGGTAAAACGTTCCGGCGCACAGGTAACTGAAATCAAATCAAGCCATGTGGTGTTTATTTCTCACCCGAAAGAAGTAGCGACGGTGATTGAAACAGCGGCGAATAAATAA